A stretch of DNA from Micromonospora peucetia:
CGAGCCCACCCCCGCCGAGACCCGCCCCTGCGCCCACTGCGGACGGCAGGTGCCGCAGCGTGCCGGCGCGGGCCGGCCGTTCCGCTACTGCCGCGACAACGACGGCGCCTGCCAGCGGGCGTCGCGCAACAGCCGGATGCGGCACCGCAACGCCCCCGGCCTGCCAGGTCAGGTGGCCCGCACCTGGGAGGCCGTGGACCGGCTGGAGCAGGTCGCCGAGGCCCTCACCGAGGCCCTGCACGCCGAGTTGTCCCCGGTCGGGGTGGAACGTCAGCTCGCGCAGGCCCGCGCCGACGCGGCGACCCAGGTGGCAGCGGCGCAGACCGAACGCGACGAGGCCCGCCGCGACGCCGAGGACGCCGCCGCGAACGCCATCCGGGCCCGCGAGGAGGCCCGGTCCGCCGCCACCGAGCGGACCGCCGCCCACGACGAGGCCCGGCACGCCACCGAGCGGGCCACGGCTGCGATTGAAACTGCCGACCGGGCGGAGGCCGCCCGGGACGACGCCCGCCGGCAGGCCAGCGCCGCGGAGGCCCTGCGGACGCAGGCCGAACGAGACCGCGACACGGCCCGCCACGAGCTGCGCGCGCTGCGCGTCGAGGTGGACACCGAACGCCGCCGGGCCACCGAACTGACCGGCGAGCGGGACGCCGCCCGCGCCGACGCCGACCGGGCGACCCGCGCCGCCACCGAGGCGCTCGACCGCGCACAGCGTCTACACGCCGAGGCCGAACAGGCCCGCCAGCACGCCACCGAGGCCCGCGAACGGGCCGAACAGGCCCGCGCCGAGGCCGCTGCCGCCCGCACGGCCGCCAGCGAGGCCGACACGGCCCGCCAGCACGCCGAGGCCACCCGCCGGAAGGCCGAGGAAGCCCGGCGGCAGGCCGAGGCGACGGCCGAGGGGACCCGCGCGGAGCTGGCCGCCCTCACCGGGCAGCACGACACGTTGCGCACGGAGCTGGCCGCCGCGCGCGAGGCCGTGACCGCCGCCGAGGGCCGCGCCGACGACCTGGCGGTACGGCTGCGCGCCGCCGAGACCGACCGCGACGAGGCGCAGCGGCGCACTGCCCAACTGGCCGACCAGGTCAGCCACCTCGCCGCCGCCCTGGCCCACCTCGGCTCCCCCGGCAGCGCCCGGCAGGCGATCTGAGCGACCCGAGGACCGCCGCTGTCTTAGGTGGCGCCTCGGCACCCGGCGGCGCGTCGGCACGGGGCCGGCCCGTCTTCGTGCTCCGCACGGACGCGTTCGGCGCCCCGAGCGCGGCGTCCGCCGGGCTCATCCGGGCGGCGATGCCGCGGATGCGTCGGTGGCGATGGTGCTCCATGTTGCGCTTGGTTCGCAGGCTGCCGGCTGCCGGCTGCCGGCTGCCAACCCCGGCCCGGTCCGGAAGCTGGTGGTCGAGTCGGTCGGCTGCCAGGCGATCGGAGCGGTCGAGGCGGTTGTGCATCTGCTGGTCAGGTGCCGCTACCGGCACCGGGGTGGCAGCTCGGCCAAGCATCGGCTGAGGGACCGCGTTCTGCATAGGGCGATCAGAACACCATCGTGAGCAGGTCGACGAACAGTTCCTGTTCGTCGATCTCGAGCCCGCGGTTCGTGAACCACGTGGCCATGTTGTGGCAGTCGCGCATCAGGAAGTCCATGCCCTTCGGGTTGCCAACGATGTCGACGACCTGGGGCAGGTCGATCATCACGATCCGCTCGGCCTGTGCGAGGACGTTGTACGGCGAGAGGTCGCCGTGCGCGAGCCCCGCGCGGGCCAGTTCACGCATGCCGTTGCGGAGCTGCTCGAAGTACACACCGAGCAGCTCCTTCGACGGCCGGACCTGAGCGAGCCGGGGCGCGGCACCGCCCTCGCCGTCGTCGATGAACTCCATCAGCAGTTCGGTGCCGTCCACCTGCACGGGATACGGCACCGGGACGCCGGCCTTCCACAACCGGTTGAGGGCGTCCCATTCGGCGTACGCCCACTGACCGGCCGCGACACTGCGGCCGTGAGAGGTCTTCTTCGCCATCGCCCGGCTGTCGCGGCTGTTGCGGGTACGACGGCCTTCGACGTACGACGTACTGCGGTGGAAGGACCGGTGTTCCTCGGTGCGGTACCGTTTCGCGGCCAGCAGCGAGGACTTCGCCGGGTTGTCGCCGATGGCTTCGACGGCCCGTTCGAGCAGGAAGACGTCGGCTTCCTTGCCGGTTTTGAGGACGCCGAGCTCAGTATCGATCGCAGCCTGTTCCGTGACGACCCACGAGGGGCGTGGTTCCGGGCCGCGCGAGCCGCGCTCGACGTCCAGCCAGGTGGACCACCGCTGATCCGGGCGCAGTTCCTCGTCGACCGAATGGAACTTGAAGACAAAGGCGCCGGCCGGATCTGGTTGGGGCTTGTCACCGGTGAAATCGGACCCGCGGGAGTCGAGGTCGGAGTAGGTATCAGAGAGTTCGTACTCGGAAGACAACGGGTGTGCTCCTGAACAAAGAGGTGGGACTGATGCGGACATGCCGCAGCACAGTGATGGCCATCCGTCAGCCCTCCTTAGTCCAGGCAGCGTTCGCCGCCGCTCGATCAACCCAGCATGCCCGCCCGTTCCGGACCCGGCAACGTATTTACCGGAACTGGGACCGCGCGGGTCGGGGGCTCAGCCTGCGCGCCTGGAGC
This window harbors:
- a CDS encoding serine protein kinase RIO gives rise to the protein MSSEYELSDTYSDLDSRGSDFTGDKPQPDPAGAFVFKFHSVDEELRPDQRWSTWLDVERGSRGPEPRPSWVVTEQAAIDTELGVLKTGKEADVFLLERAVEAIGDNPAKSSLLAAKRYRTEEHRSFHRSTSYVEGRRTRNSRDSRAMAKKTSHGRSVAAGQWAYAEWDALNRLWKAGVPVPYPVQVDGTELLMEFIDDGEGGAAPRLAQVRPSKELLGVYFEQLRNGMRELARAGLAHGDLSPYNVLAQAERIVMIDLPQVVDIVGNPKGMDFLMRDCHNMATWFTNRGLEIDEQELFVDLLTMVF